From the Chiroxiphia lanceolata isolate bChiLan1 chromosome Z, bChiLan1.pri, whole genome shotgun sequence genome, one window contains:
- the DNAJB5 gene encoding dnaJ homolog subfamily B member 5 isoform X2 produces the protein MGKDYYKILGIQSGANEDEIKKAYRKMALKYHPDKNKDPNAEEKFKEIAEAYDVLSDPKKRAVYDQYGEEGLKTGGGSSGGSGSTFHYTFHGDPHATFASFFGGSNPFDIFFASSRSRMFNGFDQEDMDMDDDDDPFSAFGRFGFNGINGVHRRHQESLHTRRKVQDPPVIHELKVSLEEIYHGSTKRMKITRRRVNADGRTMRTEDKILNIVIKRGWKEGTKITFPKEGDATPDNIPADIVFILKDKPHSHFKRDGTNVIYTANISLKEALCGCTVNIPTIDGRVIPLPCNDIIKPGTVKRLRGEGLPFPKAPSQRGDLIVEFKIRFPDRIAPQTRQILKQHLPCS, from the exons ATGGGGAAGGACTATTACAAGATTTTGGGCATCCAGAGCGGCGCCAATGAGGATGAAATCAAGAAAGCCTATCGGAAAATGGCCCTGAAATACCACCCTGATAAGAACAAAGACCCCAATGCCGAGGAGAAGTTCAAGGAGATCGCAGAGGCTTATGATGTCCTGAGTGACCCCAAGAAACGAGCCGTTTACGACCAATATGGGGAGGAAG GTCTCAAAACTGGAGGTGGCTCTTCAGGTGGCTCAGGGAGCACTTTCCACTATACCTTCCATGGAGACCCCCATGCCACCTTCGCATCCTTCTTTGGAGGCTCCAACCCTTTCGACATCTTCTTCGCCAGCAGCCGCTCCCGGATGTTCAATGGCTTTGACCAGGAAGACATGGATATGGATGATGACGATGACCCTTTCAGTGCCTTCGGCAGGTTTGGCTTCAATGGCATCAATGGGGTTCACCGGCGGCACCAAGAGTCCCTGCACACACGGAGGAAGGTCCAAGACCCTCCTGTCATCCACGAGCTCAAGGTGTCCCTGGAAGAGATCTACCACGGATCCACCAAGAGGATGAAGATCACGCGCAGAAGGGTCAACGCTGATGGCCGGACCATGCGGACTGAGGACAAGATCCTAAACATTGTCATCAAACGGGGTTGGAAGGAGGGAACCAAAATCACATTCCCCAAAGAAGGGGATGCCACCCCAGATAACATCCCTGCCGACATCGTCTTCATCCTCAAGGACAAGCCTCACTCACACTTCAAGAGGGATGGGACAAACGTGATCTACACAGCAAACATCAGTCTTAAAGAG GCCTTGTGCGGCTGCACAGTGAACATTCCCACCATCGATGGAAGGGTGATCCCACTTCCCTGCAACGACATCATCAAGCCGGGGACAGTGAAGAGACTGCGTGGGGAGGGTCTGCCCTTCCCCAAGGCCCCCAGCCAGCGAGGAGACTTGATTGTGGAGTTCAAAATCCGCTTCCCAGACAGAATAGCTCCCCAGACGAGACAGATCCTCAAGCAGCACCTCCCATGCTCCTAG
- the DNAJB5 gene encoding dnaJ homolog subfamily B member 5 isoform X1, protein MPAILLFWSRAERNKYSAPGSVAVMGKDYYKILGIQSGANEDEIKKAYRKMALKYHPDKNKDPNAEEKFKEIAEAYDVLSDPKKRAVYDQYGEEGLKTGGGSSGGSGSTFHYTFHGDPHATFASFFGGSNPFDIFFASSRSRMFNGFDQEDMDMDDDDDPFSAFGRFGFNGINGVHRRHQESLHTRRKVQDPPVIHELKVSLEEIYHGSTKRMKITRRRVNADGRTMRTEDKILNIVIKRGWKEGTKITFPKEGDATPDNIPADIVFILKDKPHSHFKRDGTNVIYTANISLKEALCGCTVNIPTIDGRVIPLPCNDIIKPGTVKRLRGEGLPFPKAPSQRGDLIVEFKIRFPDRIAPQTRQILKQHLPCS, encoded by the exons ATGCCGGCCATCCTGCTCTTCTGGAGCCGCGCCGAGAG GAATAAGTACTCAGCTCCCGGCAGTGTTGCTGTCATGGGGAAGGACTATTACAAGATTTTGGGCATCCAGAGCGGCGCCAATGAGGATGAAATCAAGAAAGCCTATCGGAAAATGGCCCTGAAATACCACCCTGATAAGAACAAAGACCCCAATGCCGAGGAGAAGTTCAAGGAGATCGCAGAGGCTTATGATGTCCTGAGTGACCCCAAGAAACGAGCCGTTTACGACCAATATGGGGAGGAAG GTCTCAAAACTGGAGGTGGCTCTTCAGGTGGCTCAGGGAGCACTTTCCACTATACCTTCCATGGAGACCCCCATGCCACCTTCGCATCCTTCTTTGGAGGCTCCAACCCTTTCGACATCTTCTTCGCCAGCAGCCGCTCCCGGATGTTCAATGGCTTTGACCAGGAAGACATGGATATGGATGATGACGATGACCCTTTCAGTGCCTTCGGCAGGTTTGGCTTCAATGGCATCAATGGGGTTCACCGGCGGCACCAAGAGTCCCTGCACACACGGAGGAAGGTCCAAGACCCTCCTGTCATCCACGAGCTCAAGGTGTCCCTGGAAGAGATCTACCACGGATCCACCAAGAGGATGAAGATCACGCGCAGAAGGGTCAACGCTGATGGCCGGACCATGCGGACTGAGGACAAGATCCTAAACATTGTCATCAAACGGGGTTGGAAGGAGGGAACCAAAATCACATTCCCCAAAGAAGGGGATGCCACCCCAGATAACATCCCTGCCGACATCGTCTTCATCCTCAAGGACAAGCCTCACTCACACTTCAAGAGGGATGGGACAAACGTGATCTACACAGCAAACATCAGTCTTAAAGAG GCCTTGTGCGGCTGCACAGTGAACATTCCCACCATCGATGGAAGGGTGATCCCACTTCCCTGCAACGACATCATCAAGCCGGGGACAGTGAAGAGACTGCGTGGGGAGGGTCTGCCCTTCCCCAAGGCCCCCAGCCAGCGAGGAGACTTGATTGTGGAGTTCAAAATCCGCTTCCCAGACAGAATAGCTCCCCAGACGAGACAGATCCTCAAGCAGCACCTCCCATGCTCCTAG